Below is a genomic region from Telmatobacter sp. DSM 110680.
CAGATGACGGTGGTGGGAATGCCGTCGGCCATCAACTCCCACGCGGTGAGCCGCGCACCCTGCAGGAATGGCCGGGTTTCGTCGGCGTAAACCTGGATGCGCTTGCCCTGCTCAACCGCAGAACGGATTACGCCGAGAGCCGTGCCGTAGCCGCAGGTGGCCAGCGCGCCCGCGTTGCAATGAGTGAGCACGCCACCTTCATCGGGCAGCAGCGCGCCGCCAAAGGCGCCCATGGTCTTGCATGCTGCGATGTCTTCTTCGTACATGGCGTGGGCTTCGGCGAGCAGTTTGTCCTGTACCTGCTTCATGGACGCTCCGGTGGAGAGCAAGGCCGCGAAGACACGCTTCATGCGGTCGATGGCCCAGAAGAGGTTCACTGCGGTGGGACGGGTACTGGCGAGGCGGGCGCAGACTTTCTCGAATTCAGGCGCAAACTCTAGTGCGGTTTTTGTGTTGCTTCGGAGTGCGCCGAGGGCTACGCCATAAGCGGCAGAGACTCCAATCGCCGGGGCGCCACGCACGACCATGGTGAAGATGACATCAGCCACCTGTTCGTAATCGGTGGCCAGCACATAGCTCTCCTCGAGAGGGAGCTTGGTTTGATCAATGAAACGGACGCCTTCCGGGGTCCAGGCAAGGGTAGGAATCATGCTTCTTTAGTTTACCTGTTCGCTCATCCGAAGCAGGGCTGCCGGCAGAGCTGAAAAGGTTTTCATTTTGTGCTGGACGAGGCGAACCTCTCGTCAGTAGATTGGTTTGCGTATCCTCGGCATCGCAACACGGCTAAACTGCTCAAAGAATGAGACTGCCGTTTAGATGGGTGTGCCGGGGGGACTTCGAGGAGCCGACTTGCAGCTTACTTTTGTTGATTGGCTGATCATGCTGCTGTATTTCGTGTTCGTGCTGGGCATTGGCTTTGCCCTCAAGCGCTACATGAAAACCAGCAAAGACTTCTTCCAGGCAGGGCGCGCGCTTCCGGCGTGGATCTGCGGTCTGGCGTTTATCAGCGCGAATCTCGGAGCGCAGGAAGTGATCGGCATGGGTGCTTCAGGCGCTAAGTACGGCCTGGAGACGGCGCACTTCTACGGCATCGGCGCGATTCCCGCCATGATTTTTGTGGGTATCTTCATGATGCCGTTTTATTACGGCTCGAAGGCGCGCTCGGTGCCGGAGTTTCTGCGGCTGAGGTTCGATGAAAAGACGCGCGCGCTGAATGCCTGTTCGTTTGCTGTAATGACGGTGTTCAGTTCGGGTATCTCGATGTATGCGATGGCACGGCTGATCCAGGCGCTGCACGTTTTCGACGGATTGTTTCGTGCGCTCGGCTGGGCGCCTGAAGGAATTTTTACTTTTTCCATCGTGATGTCGGCCGTGATTGTGCTGCTGTATATCTTCCTCGGGGGACTCACCAGCGCGATTTATAACGAGGTGCTGCAGTTCTTCCTGATCATCGCAGGGTTTCTGCCGCTGGTGCTGCTGGGGCTGAAGAATGTTGGCGGATGGAACGGACTAAAGACCGCGGTGTCGGCTGTCGATCCGCGCATGATGCATGAGTGGAAAGGCGTGATGCACGCAAGCACCAACCCGATGGGGATTGAGATTATCGGCATCGGGATGGGGCTTGGATTTGTGCTGGGGTCTGGATATTGGTGCACGGATTTCCTCGTAATTCAGACGGCGATGGCCTCGAAGAACATGGAGTCGGCGCGGCGCGTCCCGCTGATAGCTGCCGTGCCGAAGATGGTGTTTCCGTTCCTGGTGATTTTGCCAGGACTGCTGGCGATCTCGCTGCCTACTCCGAAGACGACGACCACGATTCACGAAAGCAATGGCGTCATTTACCACACGACTAACGTTGTTTCGAAACAGGTAGAAGAAGGCAGAGGGCTGGTTCCGGCGAAGATTAATCCGGTAACCGGCAAAGCAATGCTCGACGCCAGTGGCCATCCGCTGCTTGATTACGACATGGCCACGCCGAACATGTTGCTGCATTATTTCCCGACCGGCATTCTCGGACTGGGCTTGACGGCTCTCCTAGCAAGCTTCATGAGCGGCATGGCCGGTAACGTGACGGCGTTCAATACCGTGTTCACGTACGACCTTTACCAGTCCTACATTCACAAGGGCGGCAGCGACCGGCATTACATGGCGGTGGGTAGGTGGGCTACGGTGGGCGGAATTCTGCTGTCGATCGCCACAGCGTATGCAGCCATCAACTTCAACAACATCATGGATACGCTGCAACTGGTGTTCAGCTTTGTGAATGCGCCGCTGTTCGCGACGTTCCTGCTGGGCATGTTCTGGAAGCGCACCACCGGCCACGCCGCATTTAGCGGGCTGATCTCGGGCACAGTGGCTGCGATGTTGCACCACGGGCTGACATTGCCAATCGAGGCGCATACGGGCATCCATGGCGGTTGGATTACGGTAATTCATCACTACCCAAGCGACATGGCACAGAATTTCTGGGGTGCAATCTTCGCCTTCGGTACTAATTTCATCATCACGGTGATTGTGAGTTTGTTTACGAAACCGCGGCCGGAATCGGAACTGGTGGGGCTGGTGCACTCTCTGACACCGAAGCCGCCGGTTATGCATGATCGCTGGTGGAAGAGTCCCGAGGCTCTGGGAATCGCCGTGCTGCTGGGTTGCGTGGCACTTAATATTTTCTTTGCCTGAGTTGAAGGGAGAACTATGAATCTCGATCTGCGCGTTCCCATGGGACTAATGTTCACCTTCACCGGCGCGATCATGACGACATGGGGCATCAAGACGAACGGCAACGTGGATCTCTATGCACGTAGCCTCGGCATTAACGCGAATTTATGGTGGGGATTGGTGCTGCTTGTGTTCGGGTTAACGATGTTCCTTCTCGGCCAGCGCAGCCAACGCCGGCTTGCGAAAGAACCGCCTCCGCCGGTAGAAGAGGGCGAAGTGCGTCGGGGACATTAGAAGCGGGAATTAGGGAATCGGGATCAGCCTAGATCATGCCTTGCTCACTTGCGCTGGCCCACATCGGAAATTGATACGGTCCTCATCATGCTGCTACTACACTTAAAGCAGCGATGAAACGAAAGATCATTGAGCATTACGAAATTATTCGCCGCCTGGGGGCTGGCGGAAGCGGTGTGGTGTACCTGGCCAACGACACGCTGCTGCAACGGCCGGTAGTGCTCAAAATTCTGCGTACGGGCCTGCTCTCGGCACAGCAACTGCGAACAACGGTGTTGCGCGAAGCGAGGCTGGCATCTGCGATCGAGCACCCGAATGTCTGCGCCATTTACGAAGTGGGCGAGGCGGGCGATGAGGGCTACATCGTCATGCAGTATGTGCCCGGCCAGTCGCTCGATCAGCTGATTGTACGCGGCCCGGCGACTCCGCAGCTTGTTCTCTCTGTCGGTATCCAGATTGCAGACGGTCTGCAGGCGGCGCACTCGCTGGGTATTTTTCATCGCGACCTAAAACCGCAGAACGTGATGCTCACCGATGGCGGCCTGGTGAAGATTCTGGATTTCGGTCTGGCGCGGCGACTTCGTCCGGAAGATGCGAACTTTGATCCTTCAAAGCCAGCACTTGCCAAGAATGCTTCGGTCGCCGCTACTTACACCGCGCGTGGCGGCACTATTCGCTACATGGCGCCGGAGCAATTTGTTACCGGGCAATCGAGCGTGCAGTCGGACGTGTGGGCGCTGGGCGTGCTGCTCTACGAATTGGCCAGCGGACGCCATCCATTTTCGCGTCCCGATGCCGAAGATTTTCAGACGATTCGCGCGATTCAGTTTTCCGATCCGGTGGACCTGAGCGAGATTGTGCCCGACATTTCGACGGAATTGAAGAGCGTAATCGCAACGTGTCTCGAGAAGACTCCGTCTACGCGGTATGCCTCCGCCGCGGAAGTGCGTGAAGCCCTGAAGACCATTATGAAAGCGCTGCAGATTGAGACGGGCGCGATTCCCGGCGAGGCCGCGGCTAACTTACCCACTACTGAAGCTGAAGCGGAGAAGCGGGCGACTGGATTTCTCTCCATGCTGGCTGAGAGATTTCGCGAATCGGCAGGCGATCAAGCGCAACAGAATTCTCTCGTGGTGCTGCCATTCGCAAATCTTGGCGCGACAGAGGTGGCACCGCTGTATGGCTATGCGCTGGCCGATGCCATCGCCGCACGTCTTGCGCGTATTCAGGCACTGGTAGTGCGACCGTCGAGCACTCTAATGTCACTGCCGATTGCGCAGATGGATCCACTGTCCGTCGGACAGCGGCTTTTAGTTTCGTATGTGCTTGCGGGCAGCTTCTTCCGTTCCGAAAACGGGTTCGATCTGAACTGGCAATTGCTTGATGTTGCATCGCAGAGCGTTCGCTCCGGAGGAGCAATTCGAGTGGCCTCGCTCGATCTGATTGCGGTGCAGTCGGAGATTTCAAACGAGGTTTTTGCCGCGTTGCATGGCCTCGGCGCCGCAGACCAGATGGATGCGCCGCGTGGCGCGCTCCGCGATGGATCCCTGCCCGGACCTGTGAGCGAGGAGTATCTACAGGCTCGCGCGTTGCTTAGTTCCTTCATGGTGCGGACTGGGTCGAAGAACGATCTTGATAAAGCGCACACGCTGTTTACAAGCGTCACTACGAAGGATCCGGAGTTTGCTTCAGGGTGGAGCGGACTTGGCATCGCGGAATTGCAATATGTGCGGCATGGATTTGGCGGACAGATTCACGTGATGCATGCGCGACGCGCCTTTGACGAAGCGCTGCGTCTCGATCCGGCGGCAACGGAAGCGAATTTGTACCGCATCTACATGCTGCTCTCACGCGGGGAAAAGGAGTCGGCCCGCCATGGCATTGCT
It encodes:
- the mtnA gene encoding S-methyl-5-thioribose-1-phosphate isomerase, which encodes MIPTLAWTPEGVRFIDQTKLPLEESYVLATDYEQVADVIFTMVVRGAPAIGVSAAYGVALGALRSNTKTALEFAPEFEKVCARLASTRPTAVNLFWAIDRMKRVFAALLSTGASMKQVQDKLLAEAHAMYEEDIAACKTMGAFGGALLPDEGGVLTHCNAGALATCGYGTALGVIRSAVEQGKRIQVYADETRPFLQGARLTAWELMADGIPTTVICDNMAASLMRAGKIKAVVVGADRIAANGDFANKIGTYNVAILAKEHGIPFYCAAPWSTIDTATPNGDAIPIEERSAKEVTHHGGKQLTPHGVGICNPAFDVTPAKYVTAIITERGVLRAPYAESLKEMELVAG
- a CDS encoding sodium:solute symporter family protein, with the translated sequence MQLTFVDWLIMLLYFVFVLGIGFALKRYMKTSKDFFQAGRALPAWICGLAFISANLGAQEVIGMGASGAKYGLETAHFYGIGAIPAMIFVGIFMMPFYYGSKARSVPEFLRLRFDEKTRALNACSFAVMTVFSSGISMYAMARLIQALHVFDGLFRALGWAPEGIFTFSIVMSAVIVLLYIFLGGLTSAIYNEVLQFFLIIAGFLPLVLLGLKNVGGWNGLKTAVSAVDPRMMHEWKGVMHASTNPMGIEIIGIGMGLGFVLGSGYWCTDFLVIQTAMASKNMESARRVPLIAAVPKMVFPFLVILPGLLAISLPTPKTTTTIHESNGVIYHTTNVVSKQVEEGRGLVPAKINPVTGKAMLDASGHPLLDYDMATPNMLLHYFPTGILGLGLTALLASFMSGMAGNVTAFNTVFTYDLYQSYIHKGGSDRHYMAVGRWATVGGILLSIATAYAAINFNNIMDTLQLVFSFVNAPLFATFLLGMFWKRTTGHAAFSGLISGTVAAMLHHGLTLPIEAHTGIHGGWITVIHHYPSDMAQNFWGAIFAFGTNFIITVIVSLFTKPRPESELVGLVHSLTPKPPVMHDRWWKSPEALGIAVLLGCVALNIFFA
- a CDS encoding protein kinase, with translation MKRKIIEHYEIIRRLGAGGSGVVYLANDTLLQRPVVLKILRTGLLSAQQLRTTVLREARLASAIEHPNVCAIYEVGEAGDEGYIVMQYVPGQSLDQLIVRGPATPQLVLSVGIQIADGLQAAHSLGIFHRDLKPQNVMLTDGGLVKILDFGLARRLRPEDANFDPSKPALAKNASVAATYTARGGTIRYMAPEQFVTGQSSVQSDVWALGVLLYELASGRHPFSRPDAEDFQTIRAIQFSDPVDLSEIVPDISTELKSVIATCLEKTPSTRYASAAEVREALKTIMKALQIETGAIPGEAAANLPTTEAEAEKRATGFLSMLAERFRESAGDQAQQNSLVVLPFANLGATEVAPLYGYALADAIAARLARIQALVVRPSSTLMSLPIAQMDPLSVGQRLLVSYVLAGSFFRSENGFDLNWQLLDVASQSVRSGGAIRVASLDLIAVQSEISNEVFAALHGLGAADQMDAPRGALRDGSLPGPVSEEYLQARALLSSFMVRTGSKNDLDKAHTLFTSVTTKDPEFASGWSGLGIAELQYVRHGFGGQIHVMHARRAFDEALRLDPAATEANLYRIYMLLSRGEKESARHGIANLLAGAANDWNVHMVAGIALRGDGMYDEALLQFNRALKLNPANAAILYNHRARVYHYQNQIELAGDELEKGLALEPRHPLLRTSSGYQQMRMGNLDEAIKILEGVIRDDESLRIAVPTLAMCYVQVGERAHAAALLKDETLAAAEADSEMAYRLATYFAVEGDSSEALHWLRRAIYLGNENYPWFQKNPTWNNLRTNADFERILEDLKKGFRRNQKTWKRLLEQVPPDAE